From [Clostridium] symbiosum, a single genomic window includes:
- a CDS encoding aspartate kinase, which yields MKKVVKFGGSSLASAKQFKKVGDIIRSDKARRYVVPSAPGKRSKTDEKVTDMLYACYDAASTGGSYGKIFSKIKDRYEQIIEGLSLNLNLDFEFKKIEEDFIAKKGRDYAASRGEYLNGIVMANYLGFEFVDAAEVIFFDENGSFLSDKTDAELSQRLDHIERAVIPGFYGSKPDGSIKTFSRGGSDVTGSIVAKAIHADIYENWTDVSGFLVTDPRLVENPEPIETITYRELRELAYMGASVLHEDAIFPVRKEGIPINIRNTNKPDDMGTLIVESTCRKPKYVITGIAGKKGFCSINIEKAMMNSEIGFGRKVLDVFEKYGISFEHMPSGIDTMTIFVHQDEFVEFEQSVIAGIHRAVQPDSVDLESDLALIAVVGRGMKSARGTAGRIFSALAHARVNVKMIDQGSSELNIIIGVKNDDFEPAIKAIYDIFITAEM from the coding sequence CGCTACGTCGTTCCGTCCGCACCGGGCAAGCGCAGTAAAACAGACGAAAAAGTAACAGATATGCTCTATGCCTGTTACGATGCGGCATCCACCGGAGGAAGCTACGGAAAGATTTTTTCCAAAATCAAAGACCGCTATGAACAGATTATCGAAGGTCTTTCGCTCAACCTGAACCTGGATTTTGAATTCAAAAAGATCGAAGAAGACTTCATTGCCAAAAAGGGCCGCGACTATGCAGCTTCCCGAGGCGAATATTTAAACGGTATTGTCATGGCCAACTATCTCGGCTTTGAGTTCGTCGATGCCGCGGAAGTGATTTTCTTTGATGAAAACGGCAGTTTTCTGTCCGATAAAACCGACGCGGAATTATCACAGCGCCTCGACCATATCGAGCGCGCCGTTATCCCCGGATTCTACGGCTCCAAACCGGACGGCAGCATCAAGACGTTCTCCAGAGGCGGTTCCGATGTGACAGGTTCTATCGTCGCAAAAGCGATTCATGCCGATATCTACGAGAACTGGACCGATGTTTCCGGATTCCTTGTCACAGATCCCCGTCTTGTGGAGAATCCTGAACCAATTGAGACCATTACATACCGCGAGCTTCGTGAGCTGGCCTACATGGGCGCCAGCGTTCTCCATGAGGACGCCATTTTCCCGGTCCGCAAGGAAGGAATTCCGATTAATATCAGAAACACCAACAAACCGGATGATATGGGAACGCTTATCGTGGAGAGCACCTGCCGCAAGCCGAAATATGTTATCACAGGTATTGCAGGCAAAAAAGGGTTCTGCTCCATCAATATTGAAAAAGCCATGATGAACTCAGAGATTGGATTTGGAAGAAAGGTTCTGGATGTTTTTGAAAAATACGGCATCTCCTTTGAGCACATGCCTTCCGGTATCGACACCATGACAATCTTCGTACACCAGGACGAATTCGTAGAGTTTGAACAGTCTGTTATCGCAGGCATCCACCGTGCGGTACAGCCGGATTCCGTAGACCTTGAGTCCGACCTGGCGCTGATCGCCGTAGTGGGACGCGGGATGAAATCCGCCCGCGGTACAGCCGGAAGAATCTTCTCCGCTCTTGCCCATGCCCGTGTCAACGTAAAAATGATCGACCAGGGTTCCAGTGAGCTCAACATCATTATCGGTGTAAAGAACGACGACTTTGAACCTGCCATCAAGGCAATTTACGATATCTTTATCACGGCTGAGATGTAA
- a CDS encoding sensor histidine kinase, with translation MDTKSRNYNSLGVILALITVIALTAGAMAAYPWLKEQVFINAEKVNSLSSAMDYDVYDGYCMTINGQEYVFHDYWKFEQVAAWMVLGFSFLTAALAFIMGLIKPLGLTERKIFSVPFEILIMIGGLAIALTADSGYVMFDMIMGTVTGGFAGEFIQEFNFTPDQATGLVMGLNAVVWFIGLSFIYWFVVSMDSIFTLGLKRWLKERTLVGWLFMGGKNAVEKTCGLVGSVDFRDKQTKLLLKIVGVNFVLLTVISCFWFFGIFGLLIYSVVLFFLLRRIYDGMQEKYEVLLKATGKIAEGNLDIEINEDLGIFEPLKEEITKIKDGFKKAVDEEVKSQSMKTELITNVSHDLKTPLTAIITYVNLLQKEGITEEERRSYIRILDQKSMRLKSLIEDLFEISKANSNNVTLHLVDVDIVSLMKQVRLELEDKISRSEIEFRWNLPEEKAVLVLDSEKTYRIFENLLVNIVKYAMPGTRAYVEITDDGEVVTVSMKNISATEISLVGKDITERFVRGDESRNTEGSGLGLAIAKSFMELQKGTMEVGNEADLFKVKLRWERSRMPESTEAEMIVEDFNVEEPDRGYAPDKTE, from the coding sequence TTGGATACAAAATCGAGAAATTACAATAGTCTGGGTGTCATACTGGCACTCATTACAGTGATAGCTCTTACGGCGGGCGCAATGGCCGCTTATCCGTGGCTGAAAGAGCAGGTGTTTATAAATGCGGAAAAGGTAAACAGCCTTTCCTCTGCGATGGACTATGATGTTTATGATGGATACTGTATGACGATAAACGGACAGGAGTATGTTTTCCATGATTACTGGAAGTTTGAACAGGTGGCGGCCTGGATGGTACTCGGCTTTTCCTTCCTGACGGCGGCGCTGGCGTTTATCATGGGGCTGATTAAGCCGCTTGGGCTGACGGAGCGCAAAATCTTCTCGGTTCCGTTTGAAATACTGATTATGATCGGCGGTTTGGCGATTGCTCTGACGGCCGACAGCGGATACGTGATGTTTGACATGATAATGGGTACGGTTACCGGCGGCTTTGCCGGTGAATTTATCCAGGAATTCAACTTTACCCCCGACCAGGCAACTGGCCTGGTGATGGGGCTCAATGCAGTAGTGTGGTTCATCGGGCTGTCGTTTATATACTGGTTTGTCGTAAGCATGGATTCTATCTTTACACTGGGCCTGAAGCGCTGGCTGAAAGAGCGTACGCTTGTGGGCTGGCTGTTCATGGGAGGCAAGAACGCCGTGGAGAAAACCTGCGGTCTCGTCGGCTCTGTGGATTTCAGGGATAAGCAGACTAAGCTTCTTTTAAAAATAGTCGGAGTGAATTTCGTACTTCTTACCGTAATCAGCTGTTTCTGGTTTTTCGGTATATTTGGCCTTCTTATTTACTCGGTTGTCCTGTTTTTCCTGCTTAGAAGAATTTATGACGGGATGCAGGAGAAATACGAGGTGCTTCTTAAGGCAACGGGCAAAATCGCCGAGGGCAACCTGGACATTGAGATAAATGAGGATTTGGGCATATTTGAGCCTCTGAAGGAAGAGATTACCAAAATCAAGGACGGATTTAAAAAGGCCGTGGACGAGGAGGTAAAGAGCCAGAGCATGAAGACGGAACTGATTACCAATGTCTCCCATGATCTGAAGACACCGTTGACGGCGATTATTACTTATGTTAACCTGTTGCAGAAAGAGGGAATCACGGAGGAGGAGCGCCGCAGCTACATCCGGATCCTGGACCAGAAATCCATGAGGCTGAAAAGCCTGATTGAGGATCTGTTTGAAATCAGCAAGGCCAACAGCAATAATGTAACGCTGCATCTGGTGGATGTGGATATCGTAAGCCTGATGAAGCAGGTAAGGCTGGAGCTGGAAGATAAAATCAGCCGGTCGGAGATAGAGTTCCGCTGGAATTTACCGGAGGAAAAGGCCGTGCTGGTGCTGGACAGCGAGAAGACATACAGGATATTTGAAAACCTGCTGGTGAACATTGTGAAGTATGCAATGCCGGGGACGAGAGCCTATGTGGAGATAACGGATGACGGGGAAGTGGTCACCGTATCCATGAAGAATATTTCGGCTACCGAGATATCACTTGTGGGCAAGGACATTACGGAACGGTTTGTGAGAGGCGATGAATCCAGAAACACGGAGGGGTCCGGACTGGGCCTTGCCATTGCAAAGAGTTTTATGGAACTCCAGAAGGGTACGATGGAAGTCGGGAACGAGGCGGATCTGTTCAAAGTTAAGCTCCGGTGGGAACGCTCCAGAATGCCTGAAAGCACAGAGGCTGAAATGATTGTAGAGGATTTTAACGTAGAAGAGCCGGACCGCGGATATGCACCGGACAAGACAGAGTAA
- a CDS encoding response regulator transcription factor, protein MDIQNRTGESRILLVEDDKEIREGIEIFLRGQGYRVFQAADGVEGLKVLEQEEIHLAIVDIMMPRMDGVTMVVKLREHYDFPVIFLSAKSEEVDKIMGLNMGADDYITKPFTPMELLARVNSHLRRYNRFMALLNRKEEKEEEENSNIYRIGGLELNEDTVEVMVDGEPAKLTPMEFKILSLLIKNPGRVFSADEIYERVWNERAVNTDTVMVHVRNIREKIEIDPKKPKYLKVVWGVGYKIEKLQ, encoded by the coding sequence ATGGATATACAGAACAGAACAGGAGAAAGCCGGATTTTACTGGTAGAAGATGATAAGGAAATCAGGGAAGGAATCGAAATCTTCCTGCGCGGGCAGGGATACCGTGTATTCCAGGCGGCAGACGGAGTGGAAGGACTTAAGGTGCTGGAGCAGGAAGAAATCCATCTGGCGATTGTCGATATCATGATGCCGAGGATGGATGGAGTGACGATGGTAGTCAAGCTCAGGGAACATTATGATTTTCCGGTCATCTTCCTCTCTGCGAAGTCGGAGGAAGTGGATAAGATCATGGGGCTCAATATGGGAGCCGATGATTATATAACGAAACCGTTTACGCCGATGGAGCTTCTGGCCAGAGTGAATTCTCATCTCAGACGGTACAACAGGTTTATGGCCCTGTTAAACAGGAAAGAGGAGAAAGAAGAGGAAGAAAACAGTAATATTTACCGTATCGGAGGGCTTGAGCTCAATGAAGATACGGTGGAGGTAATGGTAGACGGAGAACCGGCAAAACTGACGCCGATGGAATTTAAGATTCTCTCCCTTCTGATAAAAAATCCGGGCCGCGTTTTTTCGGCCGATGAAATATATGAAAGAGTGTGGAACGAACGGGCTGTCAACACGGATACCGTCATGGTGCATGTCAGAAATATCCGTGAGAAAATAGAGATAGACCCAAAAAAACCAAAATACTTAAAGGTGGTGTGGGGCGTTGGATACAAAATCGAGAAATTACAATAG
- a CDS encoding GNAT family N-acetyltransferase — protein MKLTYKKASLEDLELLTETRITVLRAANKLDDTVDMNIVKEQSRDYYRHFLADESHIAYLVYDGETFAGSGGISFFRVMPTFHNPDGRKAYIMNMYTAPEYRRKGIGRQTLGLLVAAAREKGITAISLEATDMGRPLYEKFGFIGMEHEMELPEDVQDP, from the coding sequence ATGAAATTAACTTATAAAAAAGCTTCTTTGGAAGACCTGGAGCTGCTCACGGAAACGAGGATTACCGTCTTAAGGGCGGCAAACAAACTGGATGATACCGTAGATATGAACATTGTAAAGGAACAGTCCAGGGACTACTACAGACATTTCCTGGCCGATGAATCACATATCGCATACCTCGTCTATGACGGTGAAACATTTGCCGGTTCGGGCGGAATCAGTTTCTTCAGGGTCATGCCCACCTTCCACAATCCGGATGGCCGTAAGGCATATATCATGAACATGTACACCGCCCCGGAATACCGAAGAAAGGGAATCGGCCGTCAAACCCTCGGCCTGCTCGTGGCCGCAGCAAGAGAAAAAGGAATTACAGCAATCTCACTCGAAGCGACGGACATGGGACGGCCCCTGTATGAAAAATTCGGTTTCATCGGCATGGAACATGAGATGGAACTGCCCGAAGACGTCCAGGATCCATAA
- a CDS encoding DEAD/DEAH box helicase codes for MEAVKFEDLNLDAKILRAVTDMGFEEASPIQSQSIPLEIQGVDIIGQAQTGTGKTAAFGIPLLQKVDPKNKKLQAIILCPTRELAIQVSDEVRRLGKYMHGVKVLPIYGGQDIGRQIRSLKDGVQVIIGTPGRVMDHMRRKTLKLDHVHTVVLDEADEMLNMGFLEDMEMILSELPEERQTVMFSATMPPAIAEIAKKFQKDPQIVRVVKKELTVPKVTQYYYEVKPKNKIEVMCRLLDMYDPKLSIVFCNTKRQVDDLVQELQNRGYFAEGLHGDLKQMQRDRVMNSFRNGRTDILIATDVAARGIDVDDVEAVFNYDIPQDDEYYVHRIGRTGRAGREGKAFSLVVGKEVYKLREIQRYCKTKILPQPIPSLNDVTSIKAEKILDSVSDVIRENDLDKIINIVEKRVLEEDYTTLDLAAALLKMSMGDEYEDITEEKFPLRSLDDLDDYERNNRNRNGRGPRNSRSGGGENVARLFINIGKNQGIRPGDILGAIAGESGMPGSMVGSIDMFDKYTFVEVPREQADIVLKAMKDVKIKGKNVHMEKANSK; via the coding sequence ATGGAAGCAGTTAAGTTTGAAGATTTAAATTTAGATGCGAAGATTTTACGCGCAGTTACAGATATGGGGTTTGAGGAGGCTTCGCCGATTCAGAGCCAGTCAATTCCTCTGGAGATTCAGGGAGTGGATATTATCGGCCAGGCCCAGACAGGAACAGGTAAGACAGCGGCATTCGGTATTCCGCTTCTTCAGAAGGTGGATCCGAAGAATAAAAAGTTACAGGCGATTATTCTCTGCCCGACGAGAGAGCTGGCAATCCAGGTCTCCGATGAGGTAAGGCGTCTTGGAAAATATATGCACGGAGTCAAGGTTCTTCCAATTTACGGAGGACAGGATATAGGAAGACAGATCCGGTCCCTGAAAGACGGTGTACAGGTGATTATCGGAACACCGGGCCGTGTGATGGATCATATGCGCAGAAAGACCCTGAAACTGGATCATGTCCATACCGTTGTTCTGGATGAGGCGGATGAGATGCTGAATATGGGATTCTTAGAGGATATGGAGATGATTCTGAGCGAGCTTCCGGAAGAGCGCCAGACCGTAATGTTCTCTGCGACGATGCCGCCGGCTATTGCCGAGATTGCGAAGAAGTTCCAGAAAGACCCGCAAATCGTAAGAGTAGTAAAAAAGGAGCTGACTGTTCCAAAGGTAACACAGTACTATTATGAAGTGAAACCGAAGAATAAAATAGAGGTTATGTGCCGTCTTCTGGATATGTATGATCCAAAACTGTCTATTGTTTTCTGCAATACGAAAAGACAGGTCGACGATCTGGTTCAGGAACTCCAGAACAGGGGATATTTTGCAGAGGGTCTTCACGGAGATTTGAAACAGATGCAGAGAGACCGTGTTATGAACAGTTTCAGAAACGGCAGGACGGACATATTAATCGCAACGGATGTTGCAGCCAGAGGTATCGATGTAGATGACGTAGAAGCGGTATTTAACTATGATATTCCTCAGGATGACGAATATTATGTCCACAGAATCGGCCGAACGGGCCGTGCCGGCAGAGAAGGAAAAGCGTTCAGCCTGGTAGTGGGAAAGGAAGTATATAAGCTGAGAGAAATCCAGCGCTATTGTAAGACGAAGATTCTTCCCCAGCCGATTCCGTCCCTGAATGATGTGACCTCGATTAAAGCGGAGAAGATTCTGGACAGCGTGAGCGATGTGATCCGTGAAAATGATCTCGATAAAATCATAAATATTGTGGAGAAGAGAGTCCTTGAAGAGGATTATACGACCCTCGATCTGGCAGCCGCTCTTTTGAAAATGTCTATGGGAGATGAGTACGAGGATATTACCGAAGAAAAATTCCCGCTCCGCTCTCTGGATGATCTGGACGATTATGAGCGAAACAACAGAAATAGAAACGGCCGTGGTCCGAGAAACAGCCGAAGCGGCGGTGGAGAGAATGTTGCACGCCTTTTCATCAACATCGGTAAGAACCAGGGGATCAGGCCTGGAGATATTCTCGGTGCAATCGCCGGGGAGTCAGGAATGCCGGGCAGCATGGTGGGAAGCATTGATATGTTTGACAAATACACATTTGTAGAGGTACCGAGAGAACAGGCCGATATCGTTTTGAAAGCGATGAAGGACGTAAAGATCAAAGGGAAAAATGTGCATATGGAAAAAGCGAACAGCAAATAA
- a CDS encoding amidohydrolase family protein, which yields MKIIDSHLHFCPGSPYFDKIAERAEHINSAEHLREQYEKYRIEAGVVMGNHGLSLAEHDYPAFLRYCIGIDSNYLKNHEIADAFDLVEIHLKRDNCAGIKLYPGYSPVYISDRRYEPIYELAKTYKKPVAIHMGQTAGSNAFLKYSHPLTLDEVAVTHPDVQFVMCHFGNPWLMDAAAVLEKNENVAADLSGLLEGKLVLEELLEEQKGYVEALKTWISYAQSYDKLMFGTDWPLANYGDYIDFTKVIIPEKHWDKVFYRNAKRIYF from the coding sequence ATGAAGATCATTGATTCACACCTGCACTTTTGCCCCGGATCTCCTTATTTTGATAAGATTGCGGAGCGGGCGGAACATATAAATTCAGCCGAGCATCTCAGGGAACAGTATGAGAAGTACCGAATTGAGGCGGGCGTTGTGATGGGGAACCACGGCCTTTCCCTGGCTGAGCATGATTATCCCGCTTTTTTACGGTACTGTATTGGAATTGACAGTAATTATCTGAAAAATCATGAGATTGCCGACGCCTTTGATTTGGTGGAAATCCACCTTAAGAGGGACAACTGCGCCGGGATCAAACTCTATCCCGGTTATAGCCCTGTCTATATCAGCGACCGGAGATATGAACCCATTTATGAACTGGCCAAAACGTATAAGAAACCGGTTGCGATCCATATGGGTCAAACCGCCGGCTCCAACGCATTCCTGAAATACAGCCATCCCCTGACTCTGGATGAGGTTGCGGTCACGCATCCCGACGTTCAGTTTGTCATGTGCCACTTTGGCAATCCCTGGCTGATGGACGCCGCCGCTGTTCTGGAGAAGAATGAGAATGTTGCCGCCGATTTATCCGGCCTTCTGGAAGGGAAACTGGTGCTGGAAGAATTGTTAGAAGAACAGAAGGGTTATGTGGAGGCTCTGAAAACATGGATTTCCTATGCACAGAGCTATGATAAGCTGATGTTCGGAACCGACTGGCCTCTGGCCAACTACGGAGATTATATTGATTTCACCAAAGTAATCATTCCGGAAAAACACTGGGATAAGGTGTTCTACCGGAATGCAAAACGTATCTATTTTTAA
- a CDS encoding glycosyltransferase family 39 protein, protein MGAGTEDRNRSKGGNHAGHKAEMGYKSGARSGGPADNRRGFGKGAAAAAGGNSHGSVLERLCTVFVQLLFGAVLLFLIVISATTTCRVYGGAEKVQYGPDQPVVHILLMIIFLAAGVWVCRKRRSGQWKHSLTDRQYRRLIIALAGFYLIWLLMTMYWPNSDQRMAMESARSLLEGDYSPWDEVGFVYASPMVPVGYAYTYPSQNGLILFLAVIVMIFRDITPYAVQILNIGFLFGGVYCLSRLAVELFGLKSIRGLLILTFGCLPFAFYITFVYGTMPGFCFSSAALYLLYRYIHTDKIGSLLLASLFAAASVLLKSNYLIVLVALVIYLLSEGVFRKRAGFLAAAVLMVVVYMGGVKAMNVFLENVTGKPVSGGIPMTAWVEMGLQDGSRGPGWYNGYNVSVFAGNGEDTEKTKEAIREDLMDTISEFGADPEAAADFFLRKAESVWAEPTFQSLWIQEVKGGSWLLPGFTDSLLKEGGLLNRGYMAVSNWFQTFIYVGAFLFLLLGMKRTRWEQLIPAIIFIGGFLFHMAWEGKGQYTVCYFILLIPYAFAGLGRTIKWLSGNGGGQH, encoded by the coding sequence ATGGGAGCAGGAACGGAAGACAGAAACCGCAGCAAAGGCGGAAACCATGCCGGGCACAAAGCGGAGATGGGGTATAAATCAGGCGCCAGATCAGGCGGTCCGGCGGACAATAGAAGAGGGTTTGGGAAAGGGGCGGCAGCCGCAGCGGGAGGAAACTCCCATGGGTCTGTGCTGGAACGGCTTTGTACGGTCTTCGTGCAGCTCTTATTCGGGGCGGTGCTCTTATTTCTCATTGTCATAAGCGCCACAACGACCTGCCGTGTGTATGGGGGAGCGGAGAAAGTGCAGTATGGCCCGGACCAGCCGGTTGTCCATATCCTCCTGATGATTATTTTTCTGGCAGCCGGTGTATGGGTTTGTCGGAAACGCAGGTCGGGGCAATGGAAACACAGCCTGACCGACAGGCAGTACCGCAGGCTCATCATTGCTCTGGCGGGCTTTTACCTGATATGGCTTTTAATGACAATGTACTGGCCAAATTCGGATCAGAGAATGGCGATGGAATCGGCGCGCTCCCTTCTGGAAGGGGACTATTCGCCCTGGGATGAGGTCGGTTTCGTTTATGCGTCCCCGATGGTGCCGGTGGGGTATGCCTATACGTATCCGTCCCAGAACGGTCTGATTCTTTTTCTGGCGGTGATTGTCATGATATTCAGGGACATCACGCCGTATGCGGTTCAGATCCTGAATATCGGGTTTCTGTTTGGAGGCGTTTACTGTCTCAGCCGTCTGGCGGTGGAATTGTTTGGGCTTAAAAGTATCAGGGGACTTCTGATTTTGACATTTGGCTGCCTGCCCTTTGCCTTTTACATTACATTTGTGTATGGCACTATGCCGGGATTTTGCTTTTCCTCTGCGGCGCTGTATTTACTATACCGCTATATCCATACGGATAAAATAGGCAGCCTTCTGCTTGCATCGTTGTTTGCCGCTGCGTCCGTGCTTCTGAAATCAAACTATCTGATTGTGCTGGTTGCGCTTGTCATCTATCTTTTATCGGAGGGCGTATTCAGGAAGAGAGCAGGATTTCTGGCTGCCGCGGTTTTAATGGTGGTCGTTTATATGGGCGGCGTAAAGGCGATGAATGTCTTTTTGGAAAATGTGACGGGGAAACCCGTGTCAGGAGGAATTCCCATGACGGCCTGGGTGGAAATGGGACTCCAGGACGGGAGCCGCGGCCCGGGATGGTACAATGGCTATAATGTCAGTGTCTTTGCGGGAAACGGTGAGGATACGGAAAAAACAAAGGAGGCCATCCGGGAGGACCTGATGGACACGATATCAGAATTCGGCGCGGATCCGGAGGCAGCTGCGGACTTTTTCTTAAGAAAGGCAGAGTCTGTCTGGGCGGAGCCAACCTTCCAAAGCCTGTGGATTCAAGAGGTAAAAGGAGGTTCCTGGCTTCTGCCGGGATTTACGGACTCCCTTCTCAAAGAGGGAGGGCTTCTGAACAGGGGCTACATGGCCGTCAGTAACTGGTTTCAGACCTTTATTTATGTGGGTGCCTTTCTATTCCTGCTTTTGGGCATGAAACGGACGAGATGGGAACAACTGATTCCGGCGATTATTTTTATCGGAGGTTTTCTCTTCCATATGGCCTGGGAAGGAAAAGGACAGTATACAGTCTGCTATTTTATTCTGCTAATTCCCTACGCCTTTGCGGGACTCGGAAGGACAATAAAATGGCTGTCCGGCAATGGCGGCGGACAGCACTGA
- a CDS encoding carbohydrate kinase: MQNTDVTALGELLIDFIQNGESDQGNPLFEANPGGAPCNVLAMLTRLGRKTQFIGKVGRDRFGQQLKRELEHMGIGTAGLIEDEKIPTTLALVHKIQNGDRDFSFYRNPGADMMLASGEVDFALIEKSKIFHYGSLSMTDRPAREAVKRAVETAGKSGLLRSFDPNLRPPLWNSEDEAKKQIRYGLAHCDILKISDNEIQWLTGLEDFTDGVRELKKQYDIRLICVSMGKDGSRAYYDGRMVEVPGFIQEGTVETTGAGDTFCGCVLHFVLEYGLDNLDEGKIREMLTFANAAASIITTRKGALKVMPEREEIEALISARKAGK; the protein is encoded by the coding sequence ATGCAGAATACAGATGTAACCGCTCTCGGAGAGCTGCTGATTGATTTTATCCAGAATGGGGAATCCGACCAGGGCAATCCCCTGTTTGAGGCAAATCCCGGAGGCGCGCCCTGTAATGTGCTGGCGATGTTAACCAGGCTGGGCAGGAAGACGCAGTTCATTGGAAAAGTCGGCCGGGACAGGTTCGGACAGCAGCTTAAGAGAGAACTTGAACATATGGGGATCGGCACGGCAGGTCTTATTGAGGATGAAAAGATACCGACGACACTTGCGCTGGTACACAAGATTCAAAACGGGGATCGGGATTTTTCCTTCTACCGGAATCCCGGAGCCGATATGATGCTTGCCTCCGGCGAAGTGGATTTTGCATTGATTGAGAAATCAAAGATATTTCATTATGGTTCCCTGTCCATGACGGACAGACCGGCCAGGGAGGCTGTGAAAAGGGCCGTCGAAACAGCCGGGAAATCCGGTCTGCTGCGCTCTTTTGACCCGAATCTGAGGCCGCCTCTGTGGAATTCGGAGGATGAGGCGAAGAAGCAGATCCGCTATGGCCTGGCCCACTGCGATATTCTCAAAATATCAGACAATGAGATACAGTGGCTGACCGGCCTGGAAGATTTTACAGACGGCGTAAGAGAACTTAAGAAACAGTATGATATCAGGCTCATCTGCGTTTCCATGGGAAAAGACGGCAGCAGGGCCTACTATGACGGAAGAATGGTGGAGGTTCCCGGTTTTATCCAGGAAGGGACCGTTGAAACGACGGGAGCCGGAGACACGTTCTGTGGCTGTGTACTCCATTTTGTTCTGGAATATGGCCTTGATAACCTGGATGAGGGTAAAATCAGAGAGATGCTCACATTCGCCAACGCAGCGGCCTCGATCATAACGACGAGGAAGGGCGCGCTGAAGGTGATGCCTGAGAGAGAAGAAATTGAGGCATTAATTTCTGCCCGAAAGGCAGGAAAATAA
- a CDS encoding glycoside hydrolase family 32 protein yields the protein MEIFRKLSWADSTGDAIPLYHDGVYHIFSLTSPPGTTVYPARLRTTWEHSVSKDLVHWEEVGTALYPGEGEEPDACGVWTGAAVYGEGKFHIFYTGYNYNVHFEQTICHAVSDDGIHFEKDPKNPIIIPNEEEYEVGDWRDPYVFYNGDDACYWILISGRKKEGPPSRRGCIVLYRSKDLDNWEYYGPIYQPFHTNCPECCEMYKTGDLWYLSYSRFSEFVNTIYRVSDSPFGPWRTPKMDGIGGRRFYAAKSLVNDEGRRFYFAWAHDRAEQSNFGEWYWGGQFCIPHEVCQNGDGELDVKLPGEYAEAFCTPVEWNYVDILGKSVKYGDKCIYLDSVGTLSYGFVDVKEESFLFHCKVKPVNMADHFGLLLKSDRDATQCIVLAFDKGMQRAELLNLPMGVDPFWEASCTNIGTPKDAGPDGIRVCEKPFPYEDGDVIDLKVVIDRDMIEIFAGEKIAFTYRYFGETDYQIGLMAQDGCAEFFDIAVTK from the coding sequence ATGGAAATTTTCAGGAAATTAAGCTGGGCTGATTCGACAGGGGATGCAATTCCCCTCTACCACGACGGCGTCTATCATATTTTTTCACTGACCTCACCTCCCGGAACGACCGTTTATCCGGCGAGGCTGAGGACCACATGGGAGCATTCCGTATCAAAGGATCTGGTGCACTGGGAGGAAGTAGGGACCGCGCTTTACCCGGGGGAGGGTGAGGAGCCCGACGCCTGCGGCGTATGGACCGGAGCTGCCGTCTATGGGGAAGGGAAATTCCATATTTTCTATACGGGCTACAATTATAATGTACATTTTGAGCAGACAATCTGCCATGCGGTGAGCGATGACGGAATTCATTTTGAGAAGGATCCGAAGAACCCGATTATTATACCCAATGAGGAAGAATATGAGGTGGGGGACTGGCGCGACCCATACGTCTTCTACAACGGGGACGACGCCTGCTATTGGATCCTGATATCCGGAAGAAAGAAGGAAGGCCCTCCGTCCAGAAGGGGCTGCATCGTCCTGTACCGTTCTAAGGATCTCGACAACTGGGAGTACTACGGACCGATTTACCAGCCGTTCCATACCAACTGCCCGGAGTGCTGTGAGATGTATAAGACAGGCGATCTCTGGTATCTTTCCTACTCACGTTTTTCCGAATTTGTCAACACGATCTACCGCGTATCCGACTCGCCGTTCGGGCCGTGGAGAACGCCGAAGATGGACGGAATCGGCGGCCGCCGGTTCTATGCGGCAAAATCGCTGGTCAATGACGAGGGACGCAGATTCTACTTTGCATGGGCCCACGACCGGGCGGAGCAGAGCAATTTCGGCGAGTGGTACTGGGGCGGACAGTTCTGTATCCCCCACGAGGTATGCCAGAATGGTGACGGCGAACTGGATGTGAAGCTCCCGGGAGAATATGCGGAGGCATTTTGTACACCGGTGGAGTGGAATTATGTGGATATCCTCGGCAAATCCGTAAAATATGGGGATAAGTGTATTTACCTCGATTCCGTCGGCACTCTGTCCTACGGATTTGTGGATGTGAAAGAGGAGAGCTTCCTGTTTCATTGTAAGGTAAAGCCGGTTAATATGGCGGATCATTTCGGCCTGCTTCTTAAATCCGACAGAGATGCGACCCAGTGTATCGTTCTTGCTTTTGACAAGGGGATGCAGCGTGCCGAGCTTTTGAACCTCCCAATGGGAGTGGATCCGTTCTGGGAGGCATCCTGTACCAACATCGGAACGCCGAAAGACGCAGGCCCGGACGGCATCCGGGTGTGTGAGAAACCGTTTCCGTATGAGGACGGCGATGTGATTGACCTCAAGGTGGTGATTGATCGGGATATGATAGAGATATTTGCCGGGGAAAAGATTGCATTTACCTACCGCTATTTCGGGGAGACGGATTACCAGATCGGGCTGATGGCCCAGGATGGCTGCGCGGAATTCTTTGATATTGCGGTGACGAAATAA